The following is a genomic window from Bacteroidia bacterium.
CGGCGCGGCTGCTGCGCCACCTCACCTCGGATAGCTTTCGCACCGCATCCGCTGCCTCTGTGGAGCCCGGCACCATCGTGGAGCCACAGGATGGCGTGTCGGCGTCGCGCGTCGAGGCGGTCGCGTTGTTCGCGGAGGACAGGACCTTGTTGCGGTGGAATGCCACCGCGGAGTTGCTTTTCCAACCCGGCGTCACTATCGGCGTCGGGGAAGAGGTCGCCCCTCGCCGTTTCTCTGACGTGACGGATCTGCTCGAAAGCTCGCTCATCGTCGGCGCGGAGAAGACCGGTTACTGGAGCGGAACACTGACGCTGTGCCGCACTGACGGAACCCTCGTCTCCCTGCGCGCGCAACTGCACACCTTGCGCTCGGATGTCGCCGGCGCCAGGCAGTATCTGCTGCTCTGTCAGCCGCTCCCCGCTTCCTCGGGCACCGAGGAACGCGAAGTGCAGCCCGCGTCAATGATCGGACAGCTCAAGGGGCTCACCTATCAACGCCGTGTCGCAGATCCGGACTCTCTTCTTCTGTTTGGCGCCGTGCGTGAGCTCACGGGGTATGATGCGAAGGAATTTATCGGAAGGACGGTCCGCTGGCCGGATCTGTTGCATCCCGAGGACAGACCGCGCATGCTGCAAATCCTCGAGGAGCTGATAAGCGGCGCGCGTTCTTCCTTTGATGAAACCTACAGAATCTTCGACCGTGACGGCAGGGAGCGCCGCATCAAGGACGTCGCAGGACGCTGGGTGGACGCGAACGACGAAAAGGAGGTAGTGATTTCCGGACTCATTCTCGAGATCCATCACGAGAGGGATTTCACGGACCGGATGTTGTTGTCGGAAATGCTGTACCGCAATCTCTGGGAAATGGAAGCCGACGCGCTCTTCCTCATCGAACGGGATACGGGGCGGATCCTCGAGGTGAACGGTACCGCCTGTGTGATGTACGGCTTCGACCGCGCGGAATTGCTCAGCCGCCGCAACGTGGACCTCTCCGCCGAACCGGAACGGACGCACGCGGCCACGCACAGCGAGGTGACGGAGATCCCTGTCCGCTGGCATCGGAAAAAGGACGGGACGGTATTTCCGGTGGAGATACACGCGACGCATTTTGTCTGGAACGGCCGCAGTGTGCATCTTGCCGCCATTCGCGACATCTCCGAGCGACTGAGGCACGAAACACTGCTGCGCGACGCCGAAACCCGTTACCGCGCCTTCTTCGAGCAGGCACCCGACGGCATTGTCGTGCTCGATCCCATCTCCCTGCTGCCGCGAGAATTCAACACCGTGGCCAGTGCGCAGTTGGGATATGAAGCGGAAGAATTTGCGCGACGCAGTCTTCGGGAAATTTTCGTCCAGAACGACCAACCGCTCGACAGCATTCTCGCGACCGTCCGCAGTGCGGGGAGAATGGATTTTTCGGCGATGCTGCGCAGGCGGGACGGCGGCTTCGCGGACATGGACGTGACGCTGGTATCGGTCGATCTCGCGGAGAGAACGGTCTTCTACGGCATTCTGCGCGACGTCAGCACACGCCGTATTGTCGAGGCCAACCTGCGCACGTTGTCGCGCGCGGTGGAGCAAAGCCCCGCGATGATTGTCATCACCAATGCCGAGGGTGGCATCGAATACGTCAATCCGCGCTTCACCGCCGTGACCGGATATACCGCCGGGGAGGTGATCGGTCAGACACCAAGACTTCTGAAATCGGGGGAAACGTCCGACGACGTCTATACAGAACTCTGGAGAACGCTGGCCCGCGGCGACGAATGGCGTGGCGAACTGCACAATCGCAGAAAAAACGGCGAACTGTACTGGGCGCTCGTTTCCATCTCGCCGGTGCGGGATGCCAACGGCCAAACACTGCATTACGTTGCGGTGCAGGAAGACATCACCGCCACAAAGCTCATACAGCAGGACCTCATCGAGGCGAGGGACCGCGCGGAGCGATCGGACCGCCTCAAGGACGCCTTCATCGCCAACATGTCGCATGAGATCCGCACGCCCCTGAACATCATCCTCGGCTTTACCGGTGTGCTCAAGGCGCTGCTCGAGAGCACCACCGACGAGGAAATCGAACTGTGTCTGGACAGTATCGAACGCGGCGGCGCGCGTCTGCTGCGCACGGTCGAAGAGATTTTGAATATTTCGAGCATTCAGGCCGGTACCTTTCCGCATGCGCCATTACCTCTGCCTGTGGATCATCACGTACAGCAGACCGTCAAGGACTTCTCCGCGCAGGCAGCGGAGCGGCGGCTCGCACTGGATTTCCGTCCCGGCGGAGGGAGCAGCTACATTGTCGCGGACCCCTATGTTTTCGTGCAGGCACTGTCCAATCTGCTGGACAACGCACTGAAATTCACGAAGGAGGGCGGTGTGGTGGTCAGCACCACGGCGGCGCCGGAGCGAGTCGTCGTCGAAGTGGAGGACACCGGTATCGGCATTGCTGCTGAGTATTTACCCTACCTGTTCGACAGCTTCACGCAGGAGCACTCCGGAAACTCCCGCCCCTTCGAAGGCCTCGGTCTCGGTATGGCGCTCACCCGGCGGTATGTGGAGATGTGCAACGGCGAGATCAGCGTGTACAGTGAAAAAGGAAAAGGGACCAAGTTTACTCTTAGCTTCCCCGCTTCGCGGCTCGATCCGTCGTAATTCCGGGAGTTCATTGAACGCAGAACACGGAACGCAGAACACGCAGAAAAGACAGAATACGCAGAAAGAGAAAAGACGCAGAAAAGACAGAACACGGAACGCAGAACACGCAGAAAAGACAGAACACGGAACGCAGAACACGCAGAAAAGACAGAACACGCAGAAAGGACAGAACACGCAGAAGGAGAGAAGACGCAGAAAGGTATCTTCAAGTCGCGTTTGTAGTACCTCGTGCCTCGTAAATCGTAGTCGTAAGTCGTAATTCGTAAGTCGTAAATCAACAACGGCCCCCGATGGAGGCCGTTGTTGTGAGAGTCGGATGAAGTTCGATCAGCTTTCGATGCCGAGCAGTTCGATTTCGAAGATGAGGGTGGCATTGGGACCGATGTCCTCGCCGGCACCGCGCTCGCCGTAGCCGAGTTCGGAGGGGATGAACACCTGCCACTTGGAACCAACAGGCATCATCTGCAGGACTTCCGTCCAGCCGGCGATGACGCCGGTGACGGGGAATACCGCCGGCTCACCGCGATCGATGGAACTGTCGAATTGCTTGCCGTCAATCAGCGTGCCTTTGTAGTGACACTTCACGCGGTCGCTGCTGGTGGGCTTGGGGCCGTCGCCCATTTTGATGACCTTGTACTGCAGTCCGGACGCGGTGGTCTGCACGCCTTCTTTGGTCTTGTTTTCCGCGAGGAATTTCTTGCCGGCATCGAGATTCTTGGAACCGTCGGCCTTACGCTTTTCTTCCTGCTTCGCCATCAGTTCGGTCTGATAGGCCATCATGATCTGCTGGGCCTGCTCCTCGTTCAGAAGGGCTTTCTTCTCGGTCAATACGTCGTTGATTGCCGCGGCGAGAATGTTGGCGTCCACTTCCACGCTCTGCATTTTAAAATTCTGCCCGATATTGAACCCGATGGCGTAGCTGACGCTGTCCTGGTGGGTCTTCAGTTCCTTGACCACCTGCGCATTATTTTCGCAGGAGACCAGGAGCAGGGCCATGGTGAGGGTTGCAAGAAATCGCATGAGATGTACTCTCCTTGGTGATGTGATATGCATATGAGAAACAGCTACAAACACATAAGTTAGAGAAAGATTCGCTCATAACGCAAGGGCGTTGATTCTACCCCGAATTTCTCAATGAACAGCGGCTACACATACACGGATATCGTTCCCCCCGCATTCGCCGGCGACACCGTACTCGATTATTATGCGAAGCGCTACCGGCACTCGTCGCGGGAGGAATGGCTCGAACGCATCCGCGAAGGACGTGTGCTGCTCGATGCCCGGGTCGCGCAGGCGGACCAGCGCCTGGCGGCGGGCGATCGTCTGCAGTACACCCGCAAGGCCTGGGATGAACCCGCCGCACCTGCGGAGCTTACCGTCATCGCCTCGGGCGAAGGGTGGATGGTGTTCCACAAACCCGAGGGACTGCCCGTGCTCCCGGGGGCGGGTTTTCTCGAACATACGCTGCTGCACACCGCGCGCGCCGCTTTCGGGGACAACCTGGCTCCCGTGCATCGGCTGGGACGCGGCACAACAGGTGCTATACTGTTTTCGACCGACAGCAGCGCCGCCGCGACGCTTGCCCGGGCAATGCGCGAGCGGCGTATTCGGAAAACCTATCTCGCACTCGCGTCGGGCCTACCCTCCGACGACGCGTTTACCGTAGACGTTCCCATTGGTCCCGTACCGCATGCATTGCTCGGTACCGTGTACGCGGCCAATCCTCAGGGGAAACCCTCGGTCAGTCACTGTCGCATTATCAGGAGGGATGCGGCGGCGGGATGCAGTCTGATTGAAGTCCGAATTCCGACGGGTCGGCCGCATCAGATTCGCATTCACCTCGCTGCGGCAGGCTTTCCGCTGGCGGGGGATCCCCTGTACACCATCGGCGGTCTCCCGCAGCTTCCGGACGATGTTCGGCGGCAAGCGGTGCCCGGTGACTGCGGCTACCTGCTGCATTCCTGGAAAATCCGTTTTCCGGAGCCGTCTTCGGAAAGCGAAACGGAAATTATCGCCGAGCCGCCACCCGCATTGCGGTGAACCTGTCTGTCCGTCCGGCGGCTCGTTGGAAAATGAGCAAAGAGGGCGAGAATAGCCTTGATTCGGGAGAATGCATGTCGTAACATATTACTTTGTGCCAGACGCGCGACGGACAGGCGGGATGGAGTCTGTGCTGACGAGTATCGAACACGTGGATAACACGATCTGAATACCCGCGCTGTATGTTGCCCTGGTCCTGTCACCTACATCCAGAGAAGACTATTATGCACTCCGAGCTCTCACCCGTTACCATGTACCGCCTCCCGTGGAATCTGACAGACAACGCCATTTCCTGGCTCGAACCGACCAGCGCCTGCAATCTGTATTGCGACGGCTGCTACAGGGAAAACCGCAAGGACTCCCACAAATCACTGCACGCCATCGGCCATGAACTCGATGTTTTCGAGAAGTACCGGAAATGCGACGGAGTTTCCATCGCCGGTGGCGAACCGCTCGCACATCCCGATATCGTCGAAATCGTCCGCATGGTCAAACGGAAAGGGTGGAAGGCCATCATCAATTCCAATGGAGGACTGCTGACGCCGGAGTTGCTGCGCGAGCTCAAGCGCGCGGGCGCCGACGGTTTTACTTTTCATGTGGACAGCGGGCAGGTGCGTCCGCAGTACAAGGGCTGCAACGAAATAGAACTGAATGAGCTTCGCAACAAGCTCGCCGACATGCTGCACGACGTCGGCGGTATGACGTGTTCCTTCAATGCGACAGTGTACCCCGAGACCCTGCACTACGTCCCGGCATTGCTGCAGTGGGCGCAGGAAAAAATAGACCGTGTGCATGTGATGGTGTTCATCAATTACCGCATGGCGGTCATGGGCAAGGATGTCGATTTCTATATCGGCGACCAGCAGGTGCGCTTCGACGATATGATGTACTCGAAAAAGGACGACCACCGCCGCACGGACATCTCCTCGCCGGAGGTGGTCGATGTGATCAGAACACAGTATCCGGATTTCACACCCTGCGCGTATCTGAATGGCAGCGAGAGCCCTGACTCCTACAAATGGCTGATGACGGGACGCATGGGCAACAGCCGTCAGATTTTCGGTTACGTCGGTCCCAAGTTCATGGAAATCGTCCAGACCGGCAATCATCTGTTCACCGGCAAGTATCTCGCCTACGGCAGCCCCGCCATGCAGCGCAGGGGACGACTGTACTCGTTGCTGGCACCCTTCGATGCAGGCATCCGCGGCGTGATGAAGTCCTGGCTCGGATCGTTGTTCCGGCAGCCCGCGGCGTTTTTCAAACGGATCCATTTCCAGTCTGTCATGATCATTCAGCCGGCGGATATTCTCGCCAACGGCGCTGTCAACATGTGCGATGGTTGTCCCGACATCACGGTGTGGAACGATCAGCTGGTGTGGAGCTGCCGCATGGAGGAGCAGCTTCGCTGGGGACAAAACGTCCGTATGGTGCCGAAGAGAAAGGCGGAAAAGGTTGAGGCGGAGGAGTCCTCTGTTCATGGCTGAATCGCTGGGCGGTAGCGCGCAGCGGCTCTGACGCAGCATCTGCGACGCGCAGGGTATGTGACGGGGGATGGATTTGTCTTGCCGCCTCCCCTGCTCTACATTGCCGATACCACCGCAGCGGAGCAGACATGCAGGACGAGGCAACGACGGCGTACTACCACATCGCCTACAGCGATCATGACATCATGAATCCCATATCGGACGAGCGCTTCATGCTGCTGGCCCGACAATGCGGCCTGTCGGAGAGTTCGCGTGTCATCGATATCGGAGGGGGAAACGGTCACGCGGCGTTATTGCTCTGCCGCGAATGGGGGTGCCGTGTCGAGCATATCGACGTGTCGCCGCAGTGGACCGCCGAAGCGCGTCGCCGCTTCAGCGACGCCGGACTGGAGGCGCTCGTACAGTTGCGTTGCGCCGATGCGTCTGACATCGTGCTGGACGACCGCGATGTGGACCTCGTCATTTGTCTCGGAACGACGCCCATCTACGGTGATTTCCGTGCCGCTCTCGGCGTTCTGCACCGGGCGTTGCGGCCCGGGGGACATCTCATCATCGGAGAGCCGACACAAGACCGCTCCGTCCCCTTGCGCTACAAAGAATATCTCGCGCGCATGCAGTGGCATATCTGTTCCTCGCGCGATATTCTCGGTGCAGTCGCAGCGCATGATTGCGAGATGCTCTGGTTGTTGCGCAGTACGAAGGATGAATGGGACCGTTATATGAGCATGCAGTGGCACGCCATTACGCGGCACGCCGCCGAACATCCGCACGATGCGGAGGCACAGGAATTTCTCGAATGGATGCGTGACGAACAGGATGTATATCTCCGCTATCAGCGGCACTGGATTGACTGGAATGTCATGCTCCTCCGAACATGGTGAAGGATCGTGAATTGGTACGCGGCGGAGGGAATCGCTGTCACTCATTACCTTCACCCTATACTCTTCACCCTTTACCTCCCCAAGTGTCGCCCTTCCCCCCGGGCTGACGCCCGGGGTTAGAGGAAGTGTCGCCCTTCCCCCCGGGCTGACGCCCGGGGTTAGAGGAAGTGTCGCCCTTCGGGCTGATGGCGGATGTGCTGTGCGCGTGGCCCCCCGGGCTGACGCCCGGGGTTAGAGGAAGTGTCGCCTTTCGGGCTCTTCACCCTTCACCCTTTACCCTTCACCCTTTACCTCCCCCAGGTGTCGCCCTTCCCCCGGGCTGACGCCCGGGGTTAGAGGAAGTGTCGCCCTTCGGGCTTGTCATCAGGTGGTGTGTTCGTGCGTGCCGCCCACACTGACGTGTGGGGTTTGAGGAAGTGTCGCCCTTCGGGCTCTTCACCCTTTACCCTTCACCCTTCACCCTTCACCTCCCCAAGTGTCGCCCTTCCCCCCAGGCTGACGCCCGGGGTTAGAGGAAGTGTCGCCCTTCGGGCTCTTCACTCTTCACCCTTCACCCTTTACCCTTTACCCTTCACCCTTCACCCTTCACCCTTCACCCTTCACCCTTTACCCTTCACCCTTTACCCTTCACCCTTCACCCTTTACCCTTCACCCTTTACCCTTCACCCTTTACCTCCTCAGGTGCCGTCAGTCTCAGTCAGTGCTGCGCTGCGTTCCATCGTACATCGTACGTCGTACATCGGAAGTGCTATATTGCGCTATGAGCAGAGCATTCGGCATCGAGCTGACCGACGGGATGAAGCACATGGTAGTCTCGGCTGTGTCGTTCAGTCTGATGGGGTTGTTTGTGCGAATGCTTCGGGAACTGCCGTCCATAGAAATCGTCATGTTCCGGGCCGGTATCAGTCTGGTGATTTCGGCGGGATTGCTGATACACGCACGGAAGTCGCTCATCGGCAAGCATCGGGGATTGCTGTTTCTGCGTGGACTGTTCGGCTTCATCGCCCTGAGCGCCTATTTTTATTCGATACACGAGCTACCGCTCGCGGAAGCCGTACCCGTGCAATACACGAGCCCTTTGTTCACCGCGATGCTGGCGCCGCTGATACTCAAGGAAAAAAACAAAGGCAACGAATGGCTGGCCATGCTCACGGCGTTTGCGGGCGTCCTGATCATCGCACGTCCCGGGTCATTCTCCTCCGCGGTTCCGGTGCTGATCGGGTTGAGCGGGGCGTTCTGCAGCGGCGTTGCGTATAACATCGTTCGAAAGCTTGGCATGAAGGGTGAAGATCCGCTTACCATCGTCATGTATTTTCCCCTGGTCGCGCTGTTGTTGGGGACCCCATTCGCCATTGACCACTGGCGCATGCCCGTCGGCTGGGAGTGGGGTGCGTTGCTGATGGTCGGTATCACCACGCAGACGGGTCAGGTAGCGCTTACCAAAGGACTGCGGCTGGAGCGGGCGGCACGTGCGAGCATCGTGAATTATCTGGTTATCTTTCTCTCGACGATCTATTCGCTCGTGCTTGGAGAAGAGCTTGGTCTGGCGTCATTCGTCGGTATGGCGCTCATCCTTCTCGGTATCACCTTGGTCGGACGGCAACGGTCATGAAACACTCTGTTGTACTCATCGGAATGATATGCGCTATCCTGCTCCCCAGGCAGTTTGCACAAGCACAGCTGCCGCAACGGCTCGGTGCGTGGGAATTGCGGGAAAACGAAGCGGCGAGCGGCAAATATCCGCCGCGTATGGACGCGGTGCGCTTCGACGCCTTTGGCGCCAAACGCGTATGGGGCGTATATCGGCGTGCACGGGAGGAGATGACGGTTCTGCTCGCCGAATGTGAAACGCGGGAGCGTGCCTTCGGCCTGTTTGGGGCTGCGGCGCAGGGGATGCGGCATGGCATCGTCGGGGACGCGTTTTCAATGGAACGTGCAGCCCAGCATATTCATTACGGTCCGTTTTACCTGTACATCAGCGCGTCGGGACGTGGAGCCCGTGTAGCGGAGGATCTGATCCTCGGACTGAAACGCGCGTTGTTCAATCGCGCGGACTGCTACGCGAGCGATATCCCGCTGCCCATTGACGACCGCGTTCTCGGCAGCGAATTGTATATTCCGCCGGACGGGCGTGCCTGGGGAGAACTGCTTCTCCCCGGCCTCGAACCTGTGATGCCGTTGATTCGGGGACGCGCCGCATGGATTGCACGCTACGACATACGCGACGCAAAGGCGCAACGTCTCTTGGTGTCGCTGCCCATGCGCTCTGTGGAAGCCCTCAAAGCCCTCGAGGCGGGTATCATCGAACGGTACGCGACAGAAGGGACTGCGGATGAGGATTGCCGGCTTGCGTCCTTTCTTTGGAGGACGTACATCATTCATATTCTGCCCGGTAAGGGGCGGCTCTTTATCGCAGTTGTTCCGGCTCGCGACAGCGAAGGCTGCGCCTGGGCCGGCAGGGCGGATGACGAATAAACTGCCCTTCTCGGCATGGAGCAGTGTGCCGCGGGGAACCGGGCCATAGCGCGATTCTGACGCGGGTATCGGGTTACTTCTCCCGCAACAATGCTCCGCAGTTTTCGACAACGGGGTTTTGAATTCATCCGGGTGATGCACAATTTTTATGGTGCCAATGTTCGCCGTCTCTGTACCACTCTGTCTGATATTCGATCCGAAGGGCTGGCGGGGACGCGATTACGCGGCGACGTGGTACCGAGCGTCTATGTGCGGTTTGTAACAGAACATCGAACACCAGCATCGCAGAGAATGACCATGCCCCTGACACCGTGGAAAAAAGTGAAAGAAGAAATCCTCCATGCCAATCCCTGGTGGACGTACAAACGTGACCAGGTGCTTCGCCATGATGACAGCCATGGAGAGTATCATTATGTCGAGACACCGGGTTCTGTGATGGTAATCCCGCGCACAGCGGAAGGTGAGTTCCTTCTCGTGCGGCAGTATCGCCACCTGAATCAGCGCGAGAGCATCGAATTTCCGGCTGGCGGAGTCAAAGCGGGGCAGAGCTGGGATGCCGCCGCAAGGGCGGAACTGCGTGAAGAAGCAGGCACCACCGCGACGACACTCACGCTGATCGGCAGTTTCAACCCATTCAACGGAGTGACGAATGAAATCTGTCGGGTCTATGCAGCCAGCGGTTTGGCGGCGGTTGCAGCACAACCCGATCCATCGGAGCAATTCGAAGTCCTTGTGCTGACCGAGACCGACATTCATGCGCTGATCGCCGCCGGGGAGCTCTGGGACGGCATGTCGCTTGCCGCCTGGTCGCT
Proteins encoded in this region:
- a CDS encoding PAS domain S-box protein — its product is MPLLILYVSPGPQREQLLRAISGAAVPVSVVEGSAFSPEGMNDTGEARFAVVPWRVDSGWELSDDTLRALRDAVVPLIALVEDQDEEEACLHLGHSVHDIVSASRPARLLRHLTSDSFRTASAASVEPGTIVEPQDGVSASRVEAVALFAEDRTLLRWNATAELLFQPGVTIGVGEEVAPRRFSDVTDLLESSLIVGAEKTGYWSGTLTLCRTDGTLVSLRAQLHTLRSDVAGARQYLLLCQPLPASSGTEEREVQPASMIGQLKGLTYQRRVADPDSLLLFGAVRELTGYDAKEFIGRTVRWPDLLHPEDRPRMLQILEELISGARSSFDETYRIFDRDGRERRIKDVAGRWVDANDEKEVVISGLILEIHHERDFTDRMLLSEMLYRNLWEMEADALFLIERDTGRILEVNGTACVMYGFDRAELLSRRNVDLSAEPERTHAATHSEVTEIPVRWHRKKDGTVFPVEIHATHFVWNGRSVHLAAIRDISERLRHETLLRDAETRYRAFFEQAPDGIVVLDPISLLPREFNTVASAQLGYEAEEFARRSLREIFVQNDQPLDSILATVRSAGRMDFSAMLRRRDGGFADMDVTLVSVDLAERTVFYGILRDVSTRRIVEANLRTLSRAVEQSPAMIVITNAEGGIEYVNPRFTAVTGYTAGEVIGQTPRLLKSGETSDDVYTELWRTLARGDEWRGELHNRRKNGELYWALVSISPVRDANGQTLHYVAVQEDITATKLIQQDLIEARDRAERSDRLKDAFIANMSHEIRTPLNIILGFTGVLKALLESTTDEEIELCLDSIERGGARLLRTVEEILNISSIQAGTFPHAPLPLPVDHHVQQTVKDFSAQAAERRLALDFRPGGGSSYIVADPYVFVQALSNLLDNALKFTKEGGVVVSTTAAPERVVVEVEDTGIGIAAEYLPYLFDSFTQEHSGNSRPFEGLGLGMALTRRYVEMCNGEISVYSEKGKGTKFTLSFPASRLDPS
- a CDS encoding FKBP-type peptidyl-prolyl cis-trans isomerase; translation: MLLVSCENNAQVVKELKTHQDSVSYAIGFNIGQNFKMQSVEVDANILAAAINDVLTEKKALLNEEQAQQIMMAYQTELMAKQEEKRKADGSKNLDAGKKFLAENKTKEGVQTTASGLQYKVIKMGDGPKPTSSDRVKCHYKGTLIDGKQFDSSIDRGEPAVFPVTGVIAGWTEVLQMMPVGSKWQVFIPSELGYGERGAGEDIGPNATLIFEIELLGIES
- a CDS encoding pseudouridine synthase, with the translated sequence MNSGYTYTDIVPPAFAGDTVLDYYAKRYRHSSREEWLERIREGRVLLDARVAQADQRLAAGDRLQYTRKAWDEPAAPAELTVIASGEGWMVFHKPEGLPVLPGAGFLEHTLLHTARAAFGDNLAPVHRLGRGTTGAILFSTDSSAAATLARAMRERRIRKTYLALASGLPSDDAFTVDVPIGPVPHALLGTVYAANPQGKPSVSHCRIIRRDAAAGCSLIEVRIPTGRPHQIRIHLAAAGFPLAGDPLYTIGGLPQLPDDVRRQAVPGDCGYLLHSWKIRFPEPSSESETEIIAEPPPALR
- a CDS encoding radical SAM protein, whose amino-acid sequence is MHSELSPVTMYRLPWNLTDNAISWLEPTSACNLYCDGCYRENRKDSHKSLHAIGHELDVFEKYRKCDGVSIAGGEPLAHPDIVEIVRMVKRKGWKAIINSNGGLLTPELLRELKRAGADGFTFHVDSGQVRPQYKGCNEIELNELRNKLADMLHDVGGMTCSFNATVYPETLHYVPALLQWAQEKIDRVHVMVFINYRMAVMGKDVDFYIGDQQVRFDDMMYSKKDDHRRTDISSPEVVDVIRTQYPDFTPCAYLNGSESPDSYKWLMTGRMGNSRQIFGYVGPKFMEIVQTGNHLFTGKYLAYGSPAMQRRGRLYSLLAPFDAGIRGVMKSWLGSLFRQPAAFFKRIHFQSVMIIQPADILANGAVNMCDGCPDITVWNDQLVWSCRMEEQLRWGQNVRMVPKRKAEKVEAEESSVHG
- a CDS encoding class I SAM-dependent methyltransferase, with protein sequence MQDEATTAYYHIAYSDHDIMNPISDERFMLLARQCGLSESSRVIDIGGGNGHAALLLCREWGCRVEHIDVSPQWTAEARRRFSDAGLEALVQLRCADASDIVLDDRDVDLVICLGTTPIYGDFRAALGVLHRALRPGGHLIIGEPTQDRSVPLRYKEYLARMQWHICSSRDILGAVAAHDCEMLWLLRSTKDEWDRYMSMQWHAITRHAAEHPHDAEAQEFLEWMRDEQDVYLRYQRHWIDWNVMLLRTW
- a CDS encoding DMT family transporter produces the protein MSRAFGIELTDGMKHMVVSAVSFSLMGLFVRMLRELPSIEIVMFRAGISLVISAGLLIHARKSLIGKHRGLLFLRGLFGFIALSAYFYSIHELPLAEAVPVQYTSPLFTAMLAPLILKEKNKGNEWLAMLTAFAGVLIIARPGSFSSAVPVLIGLSGAFCSGVAYNIVRKLGMKGEDPLTIVMYFPLVALLLGTPFAIDHWRMPVGWEWGALLMVGITTQTGQVALTKGLRLERAARASIVNYLVIFLSTIYSLVLGEELGLASFVGMALILLGITLVGRQRS
- a CDS encoding NUDIX hydrolase, producing MPLTPWKKVKEEILHANPWWTYKRDQVLRHDDSHGEYHYVETPGSVMVIPRTAEGEFLLVRQYRHLNQRESIEFPAGGVKAGQSWDAAARAELREEAGTTATTLTLIGSFNPFNGVTNEICRVYAASGLAAVAAQPDPSEQFEVLVLTETDIHALIAAGELWDGMSLAAWSLYRNTQFGAQFVRGDE